One window from the genome of Planctomycetota bacterium encodes:
- a CDS encoding DUF1844 domain-containing protein has translation MADEKPSLIQIDDDWKAQAQAEKQKLAEAAKAKDAAKAKTATPPPAATPTEDAGDDGTPFDQLVRTVLTQTMLYLGMLRTGRATTDYDAAKRQIDMLGVLKDKTAGNLTADETSNLDIALHEARSRYVSAVSQTII, from the coding sequence ATGGCCGACGAAAAACCGAGTTTGATCCAGATTGACGACGATTGGAAAGCCCAGGCCCAGGCCGAGAAGCAAAAGCTCGCCGAGGCGGCCAAGGCGAAGGACGCCGCCAAGGCCAAGACCGCCACGCCGCCACCAGCCGCAACGCCGACCGAAGACGCCGGCGATGACGGCACGCCCTTCGACCAGCTTGTCCGCACGGTGCTCACACAGACGATGCTGTACCTCGGCATGCTCCGCACCGGCCGGGCGACGACCGATTACGACGCCGCCAAGCGGCAGATCGACATGCTCGGCGTGCTCAAGGACAAGACCGCCGGCAATCTCACCGCCGACGAAACCAGCAACCTCGACATCGCCCTCCACGAGGCCCGCAGTCGTTATGTCTCGGCCGTGAGCCAGACGATCATCTAA
- the hisS gene encoding histidine--tRNA ligase, which yields MPDKLQAPKGTQDILPAESWKWQAIETAARTIAGRYAFSEIRTPVFEHTELFHRGVGEATDIVSKETYTFDDRGGRSLTLRPEGTASVVRAVLQAGLLDQEGARAKVFYLFPMLRYERPQKGRMRQHHQFGVEAFGVADAQQDVECIALQRDFYDAIGLKNLHLRVNSLGDAESKARYRDQLREFLEPKQSALSDDSQRRLETNPLRILDSKVPGDLDACVGAPLPSDALSDSSKAHFDKTCQLLTDLGVAFDIDANLVRGLDYYTETLWEFVATDIGAQSAVGGGGRYDTLVQTLGGRPTPGVGFGLGIERVLLALEAQATELSDARPPLVWIVNTTDVSVLPLMHELRAAGIAVDADLTGRSVKAQFKLADRSGAAKTLVVGDAFEVKDMATGTQSAVTREGLIDALR from the coding sequence ATGCCCGACAAACTCCAGGCCCCCAAGGGCACGCAAGACATCCTCCCGGCCGAGTCGTGGAAGTGGCAGGCGATCGAAACCGCCGCCCGGACCATCGCCGGCCGTTACGCCTTCAGCGAAATCCGCACGCCGGTCTTCGAGCACACCGAGCTCTTCCACCGCGGCGTCGGCGAGGCGACCGACATCGTCTCCAAGGAAACCTACACCTTCGACGATCGTGGCGGTCGATCGCTCACGCTCCGCCCCGAGGGAACCGCTTCCGTCGTTCGCGCGGTGCTGCAAGCCGGTCTACTCGATCAGGAAGGCGCGCGGGCGAAGGTGTTTTATCTCTTCCCGATGCTCCGCTACGAACGGCCGCAAAAGGGACGCATGCGCCAACACCACCAGTTCGGGGTCGAAGCGTTCGGCGTGGCCGACGCACAGCAGGACGTCGAGTGCATTGCCCTCCAGCGTGACTTCTACGACGCGATCGGCCTGAAGAACCTGCACCTCCGCGTCAACAGCCTCGGCGACGCCGAGAGCAAGGCCCGCTACCGAGATCAACTGCGCGAGTTTCTCGAACCCAAGCAAAGCGCACTCAGCGACGACTCGCAACGCCGCCTCGAAACCAATCCGCTGCGCATCCTCGACAGCAAAGTCCCCGGCGACCTCGACGCGTGTGTCGGTGCCCCGCTGCCGTCGGATGCGCTGAGCGATTCGAGCAAGGCTCACTTCGACAAGACCTGCCAACTGCTCACCGACCTCGGGGTCGCGTTCGACATCGATGCCAATCTGGTGCGCGGCCTCGACTACTACACCGAGACGCTCTGGGAGTTCGTCGCCACCGACATCGGTGCCCAATCGGCTGTCGGCGGCGGTGGGCGCTACGACACGCTCGTGCAAACGCTGGGCGGTCGGCCCACGCCCGGCGTCGGCTTCGGCCTTGGCATCGAACGCGTTCTGCTGGCGTTGGAAGCACAGGCGACGGAGTTGTCCGACGCGCGTCCGCCGCTGGTGTGGATCGTCAACACGACCGACGTGTCGGTGCTGCCGTTGATGCACGAGCTTCGCGCCGCCGGCATCGCCGTCGACGCGGACCTGACCGGCCGAAGTGTCAAGGCCCAGTTCAAGCTCGCCGATCGGAGCGGCGCGGCCAAGACCCTCGTCGTCGGCGACGCGTTCGAGGTCAAGGACATGGCCACCGGAACGCAGTCGGCCGTCACCCGAGAAGGACTGATCGACGCATTGCGTTAA
- the tig gene encoding trigger factor — MADAAIAEQNETTFDYPTTVEDSGPSAKKISIEVPEDRISSLMSDQLGMFRNEIALPGFRKGKAPAHLIQKKFGNELRKEVLQTVVRESYQQAIEANDLKVLGDPDFGSDDIELPTSGPMKFSFEVEIAPEFDLPDASKATIKKPKVEINEEHVDQAVQNLREQQGTLVPVEDRGVQEKDYIEADVAIKLGDETVTEQKSANLVARAGKIHGIDVPDLADKLAGAKAGETKTFALNAPDNHPSENVRGKELSVEVTVQEIKELELAEINDSFLEELEIADQDELRRELKAEMERRVENDIQQSMRAQMQKYLIDNVSFDVPTKMSDRQADRVVQRRASELMMRGMPAEQIRGNIDKLREGASEAARNELKTFFILSKAAQEHGIQVDENELNGRIAIAAMERGQRPETLKQELQQNGQLQNLYLQMQEQATLDKLLESASVEEVEPEKGEAGDPNKAADEATAHTQDVAPAEGEDVS, encoded by the coding sequence ATGGCCGACGCCGCAATCGCAGAACAGAACGAAACCACTTTCGACTACCCCACCACCGTCGAAGACAGCGGCCCGTCCGCCAAGAAGATCTCCATCGAAGTCCCCGAGGACCGCATCAGCAGCCTGATGAGCGATCAGCTCGGCATGTTCCGCAACGAAATCGCCCTGCCCGGCTTCCGTAAGGGCAAAGCGCCGGCCCACCTCATCCAGAAAAAGTTCGGCAACGAGCTCCGCAAGGAAGTTCTCCAGACCGTCGTCCGCGAAAGCTATCAACAGGCCATCGAAGCGAACGATCTTAAGGTGCTCGGCGATCCCGATTTCGGCTCCGACGACATCGAACTGCCCACGAGCGGCCCGATGAAGTTCAGCTTCGAGGTCGAGATCGCCCCGGAGTTCGACCTGCCCGACGCTTCCAAGGCCACCATTAAGAAACCGAAGGTCGAGATCAACGAGGAGCACGTCGACCAGGCCGTCCAAAACCTACGCGAACAGCAAGGCACGCTCGTCCCGGTCGAAGATCGTGGCGTCCAGGAGAAGGACTACATCGAAGCCGACGTGGCCATCAAGCTCGGCGACGAAACCGTCACCGAGCAGAAGTCGGCCAACCTCGTCGCCCGGGCCGGCAAGATTCACGGCATCGACGTGCCCGACCTCGCGGACAAACTCGCCGGAGCCAAAGCCGGTGAGACCAAGACGTTCGCCCTCAACGCTCCGGACAACCACCCGAGCGAGAACGTGCGTGGCAAGGAGCTTTCGGTCGAGGTCACCGTGCAGGAGATCAAGGAACTCGAACTCGCCGAGATCAACGACTCGTTCCTCGAAGAGCTCGAAATCGCCGACCAGGACGAGCTTCGTCGCGAACTCAAGGCCGAGATGGAGCGGCGCGTCGAGAACGACATCCAGCAGTCGATGCGGGCTCAGATGCAGAAGTATCTGATCGACAACGTGAGCTTCGACGTGCCGACGAAAATGAGCGATCGGCAAGCCGACCGCGTCGTTCAGCGGCGTGCGTCGGAACTGATGATGCGCGGCATGCCGGCCGAGCAGATCCGTGGCAACATCGACAAGCTCCGCGAGGGTGCGTCCGAAGCGGCCCGCAACGAACTCAAGACTTTCTTCATCCTAAGCAAGGCCGCGCAGGAGCACGGCATCCAGGTCGACGAGAACGAACTCAACGGCCGCATCGCCATTGCCGCCATGGAGCGCGGCCAACGCCCCGAAACGCTCAAGCAGGAGTTGCAGCAGAACGGCCAACTGCAAAACCTCTACCTGCAAATGCAGGAGCAGGCGACGCTCGACAAACTGCTCGAATCGGCGAGCGTTGAGGAAGTCGAGCCTGAGAAAGGCGAAGCCGGCGACCCCAACAAGGCCGCCGACGAAGCCACCGCCCATACCCAGGACGTCGCCCCCGCCGAGGGCGAAGACGTCTCGTAG
- a CDS encoding tetratricopeptide repeat protein — MDRDTEEPKTLPPQRTSLQGLWQLPTFVLGVALFGLGAYLFLAPSATWPVAERLTLIRGLMDANRYGDAIEQLNTTLAEYEMEPLDQAEVHLTLSEALEHGQKQQGIDLPVNHERILDQLAVAEKLGAKLDGQALCRRAESFRALGDTEAAADAFRRAILVGDKSAVATRRTLIDMLVENESVAAAENEIEAYLRTPDLSNQEQAWAYGELSELRAAGGDTAGAKEVLEKAAGLSDDPQVQGLVHLRLGQASFRLGEPKAAERFLRVARDQLGTGADEDADAAYLLGRITLEDGRPAEAVSFFDEVLENHPDTGLEPQTRLRRGVAYMELGQVPAAMSDFERVVSFASARPTHRVLREDALDLLYDAGATATANQDDASALDLLALEKRLLEAGGDKPDGPFFARLAGTLERHAAEIGTVAEEASNPAERIEADQLARRLRKNAGDALMMFARRQTVVDDAASQMALRKAVDMYEAAGATDDAASALELYAVERPSDSATPDVLLRLGQLHQAAGRFNKAANTFRRLREIYPNTLPAAQSAVPLAQSLMAIDDSRLDEAQAVLETVLGNDLLLTPASPTYREALYELSRLYHQRGNYAEAVNHLEQYQQRYADDPRMPRLMYLQADCFRKRAQELESEIEQAQLASASIGGESDADVMAVAPEDSNEQQDRAAKRLEVIGRASDLYRDVIRRYRQRPPTDATDQRVYKQSQFAYADCMYDLGEFKQAIELYNAAAYRYQDDPAALGAYVQIINAHVQLGQTEQARTVNERVKWLVKRMPDDAFVDGGLSREAWMRWFDFAERSGVME; from the coding sequence ATGGATCGCGACACCGAAGAACCAAAGACTTTGCCGCCGCAGCGCACGAGCCTTCAGGGGCTCTGGCAGTTGCCGACGTTCGTGTTGGGTGTCGCATTGTTCGGCTTAGGCGCGTACCTCTTTCTCGCACCTTCCGCGACGTGGCCTGTCGCTGAACGGCTGACGCTCATTCGCGGACTCATGGACGCCAACCGGTATGGCGACGCGATCGAGCAACTCAACACCACCCTCGCCGAGTACGAGATGGAGCCGCTGGATCAGGCAGAGGTCCACCTGACGCTCTCCGAAGCCCTCGAGCACGGGCAGAAGCAGCAGGGCATTGATCTGCCGGTCAATCACGAGCGCATTCTCGATCAACTTGCCGTCGCGGAGAAGCTCGGCGCGAAGCTCGACGGTCAGGCGTTGTGTCGGCGGGCCGAGTCGTTCCGGGCGCTCGGCGACACCGAAGCGGCGGCAGATGCGTTTCGCCGGGCGATCCTTGTTGGCGACAAGTCCGCCGTCGCGACACGCCGGACCCTGATCGACATGCTCGTCGAGAACGAGTCGGTCGCGGCGGCCGAAAACGAAATCGAGGCATACCTCCGCACACCCGACCTCTCCAATCAGGAACAGGCCTGGGCGTACGGCGAGCTCTCCGAACTCCGCGCCGCCGGCGGCGATACCGCCGGTGCAAAGGAAGTGCTGGAGAAAGCGGCCGGGCTTTCCGACGATCCGCAGGTGCAAGGCCTGGTACATCTGCGACTTGGTCAGGCGAGCTTCCGGCTCGGCGAACCCAAGGCGGCCGAGCGCTTCCTGCGTGTCGCCCGCGACCAACTCGGCACCGGTGCCGACGAGGACGCCGATGCGGCTTACTTGCTCGGCCGGATCACTTTGGAAGACGGGCGCCCCGCCGAGGCGGTCAGCTTTTTTGACGAGGTGCTGGAGAATCATCCCGACACCGGGCTCGAGCCGCAGACACGTCTGCGGCGTGGTGTGGCGTACATGGAGCTTGGTCAGGTGCCGGCCGCGATGAGCGACTTCGAGCGTGTCGTTTCTTTCGCCTCGGCCCGTCCGACCCACCGCGTGCTTCGCGAAGACGCGCTCGATCTGCTCTATGACGCCGGTGCGACCGCGACCGCCAACCAAGATGACGCGTCCGCCTTGGACCTGTTGGCGTTGGAAAAGCGTTTGCTCGAAGCGGGCGGGGACAAGCCCGACGGGCCGTTCTTTGCACGTCTTGCCGGAACGCTCGAACGCCACGCCGCCGAGATCGGCACCGTGGCCGAGGAGGCTTCCAACCCCGCCGAGCGGATCGAGGCCGACCAACTCGCACGCCGTCTCCGCAAAAATGCCGGCGATGCCCTGATGATGTTCGCTCGCCGGCAAACGGTCGTCGACGATGCCGCTTCGCAGATGGCACTTCGCAAGGCCGTGGACATGTACGAAGCGGCGGGTGCGACGGACGATGCGGCGTCCGCGTTGGAGCTTTACGCGGTGGAACGGCCCAGCGACTCGGCTACGCCGGACGTGTTGCTTCGACTCGGCCAACTTCACCAAGCCGCCGGTCGATTCAACAAGGCCGCCAACACCTTCCGCCGACTCCGCGAGATTTATCCGAACACGCTGCCCGCCGCACAGTCGGCCGTGCCGCTCGCACAGTCGCTGATGGCGATCGACGACAGTCGGCTCGACGAGGCTCAAGCCGTGCTCGAAACCGTGCTCGGCAACGACCTGTTGCTCACACCCGCATCGCCGACCTACCGTGAGGCGTTGTACGAACTCAGCCGGCTCTACCACCAGCGCGGCAACTACGCCGAAGCCGTCAATCACCTCGAGCAATACCAGCAGCGCTACGCCGACGATCCGCGCATGCCGCGGCTGATGTACCTGCAAGCCGACTGCTTCCGCAAACGAGCCCAGGAACTGGAATCGGAAATCGAACAGGCACAACTCGCTTCCGCGAGTATCGGCGGCGAGTCCGATGCGGACGTCATGGCCGTCGCGCCTGAGGATTCCAATGAGCAGCAGGACCGAGCGGCCAAACGCTTGGAGGTGATCGGCCGCGCCAGTGATCTGTACCGCGATGTCATCCGCCGCTACCGCCAGCGTCCGCCGACCGACGCGACGGACCAACGTGTCTACAAGCAATCGCAGTTCGCATACGCCGACTGCATGTACGACCTCGGCGAGTTCAAGCAGGCGATCGAGCTCTACAACGCCGCCGCGTATCGCTATCAGGATGACCCCGCCGCGCTCGGCGCTTACGTCCAGATCATCAACGCCCACGTCCAGCTGGGCCAGACGGAGCAAGCACGCACGGTCAACGAGCGGGTCAAGTGGCTCGTCAAGCGCATGCCCGACGACGCCTTTGTCGATGGTGGACTCAGCCGTGAAGCGTGGATGCGGTGGTTCGACTTCGCCGAGCGGTCGGGGGTGATGGAATGA
- a CDS encoding SIS domain-containing protein, producing the protein MSDPTNLLNRASAETARLCSELTELAEPFDAWCRACAECWDAGGKLLVCGNGGSAADSMHLAEELVARFCLDRPALAAISLTDPTVLTCAGNDFGFERIFSRQVEALGRPGDVLVVLSTSGNSPNLIAAVDAAEQLGMKVVALLGKGGGKLKGRCDVELLVDDDTSHRVQEMHKVLYHTLCEWADGYAVERAAGPKPG; encoded by the coding sequence ATGTCCGATCCGACGAATCTGCTGAACCGGGCGTCCGCCGAAACCGCCCGGCTTTGCTCGGAACTGACCGAACTGGCCGAGCCGTTCGACGCATGGTGCCGTGCGTGTGCCGAATGTTGGGACGCCGGGGGCAAACTGCTGGTCTGCGGCAACGGTGGAAGTGCCGCGGATTCGATGCACCTGGCCGAGGAACTTGTCGCCCGGTTTTGCCTTGATCGTCCGGCGCTCGCCGCGATCTCGCTCACCGATCCGACGGTGCTGACCTGTGCCGGCAATGACTTTGGCTTTGAGCGCATCTTCTCTCGGCAGGTCGAAGCGTTGGGCCGACCTGGGGACGTGCTGGTCGTGCTCTCGACCAGTGGCAACAGTCCCAACCTGATCGCCGCCGTCGATGCCGCCGAGCAACTCGGCATGAAAGTCGTCGCACTGCTCGGCAAGGGCGGCGGCAAGCTCAAGGGCAGGTGCGATGTCGAGCTTCTCGTCGACGATGACACGAGCCATCGCGTTCAGGAAATGCACAAGGTTTTGTATCACACGCTTTGTGAATGGGCCGATGGCTACGCGGTCGAAAGGGCGGCCGGTCCGAAACCTGGCTAA
- a CDS encoding ATP-binding protein gives MSESLRDLPLDSSVAQSALDSSSAIQDRFLAMLSHELRTPLTPALISISQLQHVIHNEFNNDPRLVKPLSVARKSIETEVRMIEDLLDLLNLNRGKLSINRNPFDIVETVRSVAEVFEPQAERKGVAVTIDMPDEAVMIDGDRARIEQVLWNVIDNAVKFTNAGNIRIVAKPTADGTVQVSVIDTGMGISAEALPRVFFAFEQGGRGADSDADEADDRYARTRIDGLGMGLALSKSIIDLHGGRLIARSAGIGKGSTFTVELDTTGARHHSAGDRPPLDAAGPGHSILLVDDHVDTAAAMGRLLRRFGHEVTTVGTVAEAVEAVEHNAFDILISDIGLPDGTGHDLIRRMPEPLRQRSIAVSGFGSDGDKRQSAAAGFREHLVKPITLDALNAAVDRARGKVPSETEADS, from the coding sequence ATGAGCGAAAGTCTTCGGGACCTGCCGCTCGATTCGAGCGTTGCCCAGTCCGCGCTGGATAGTTCCAGTGCGATCCAGGATCGCTTCCTGGCGATGCTGAGCCACGAGTTGCGTACGCCGCTCACGCCGGCCCTGATCTCTATCTCGCAGCTTCAACACGTTATTCACAACGAGTTCAATAACGACCCGCGGCTCGTCAAGCCGCTGTCGGTCGCACGCAAGAGCATCGAGACCGAGGTTCGCATGATCGAGGACTTGCTTGATCTGTTGAACCTCAATCGCGGCAAGCTGAGCATCAACCGTAACCCCTTCGACATCGTCGAGACGGTGCGCTCGGTTGCCGAAGTGTTTGAACCGCAGGCCGAACGCAAGGGCGTCGCGGTTACGATCGACATGCCTGATGAAGCAGTGATGATCGACGGCGATCGCGCGAGGATCGAGCAGGTGCTCTGGAACGTGATCGACAACGCGGTGAAGTTCACCAACGCGGGGAACATCCGCATCGTGGCCAAACCCACCGCCGACGGCACCGTTCAGGTCAGCGTGATCGACACCGGCATGGGGATCAGTGCCGAAGCCTTGCCGCGTGTGTTTTTTGCCTTCGAGCAGGGCGGCCGGGGTGCCGATAGCGATGCCGATGAGGCCGACGATCGCTATGCCCGAACACGTATCGACGGCCTGGGCATGGGACTGGCGTTGAGCAAGTCAATCATCGATTTGCACGGCGGACGTCTCATCGCGCGCAGTGCCGGTATCGGCAAGGGCTCGACGTTCACGGTCGAACTCGACACCACCGGCGCCCGGCATCACTCCGCCGGCGACAGGCCGCCCCTCGATGCCGCGGGGCCCGGGCACTCGATTCTGCTCGTGGACGATCATGTCGACACTGCTGCGGCGATGGGCCGGCTGCTGCGGCGGTTCGGTCACGAGGTCACCACGGTCGGCACGGTCGCTGAGGCTGTCGAGGCGGTCGAGCACAACGCGTTCGACATTCTCATCAGCGACATCGGCCTGCCGGACGGAACCGGGCACGACCTGATCCGCCGAATGCCCGAGCCGTTGCGGCAGCGTTCGATCGCGGTCAGCGGCTTCGGGTCCGACGGCGACAAGCGGCAGAGCGCCGCCGCCGGCTTTCGCGAGCATCTGGTCAAGCCGATTACGCTCGACGCGCTCAACGCTGCCGTTGATCGGGCGCGGGGCAAGGTGCCGTCCGAGACGGAGGCCGATTCGTGA
- a CDS encoding DUF2752 domain-containing protein has protein sequence MSPTTPIVEVPPIFTRGGPPVRMPKLDRFVALLVGGGALALLLVAATLTPSSDGTGTHTGLGLAKCGLLEASGVPCITCGYTTAFAHTVRANFVGAFFVQPGGLFTALVAAATAWVGLYEAFTARPAHRMLRLVSLKVWLTVLPTIFLGAWAWKIYLISTGKDGWD, from the coding sequence GTGAGTCCCACCACACCGATCGTCGAAGTGCCGCCGATTTTTACACGCGGCGGTCCACCGGTGCGCATGCCCAAGCTCGACCGGTTCGTCGCACTGCTCGTCGGCGGCGGGGCGCTGGCGTTGTTGCTAGTCGCGGCGACGCTCACGCCGAGTTCTGACGGTACCGGCACGCACACCGGCCTCGGACTGGCCAAGTGCGGTCTGCTCGAAGCATCGGGCGTGCCCTGCATCACATGCGGTTACACGACCGCGTTCGCCCACACGGTTCGCGCGAACTTTGTGGGGGCGTTCTTCGTCCAACCCGGGGGGCTGTTCACCGCGCTCGTGGCGGCAGCGACCGCGTGGGTCGGCCTGTACGAGGCGTTCACCGCACGTCCGGCTCACCGGATGCTCCGCCTCGTGTCGCTTAAGGTTTGGCTTACCGTGTTGCCGACGATCTTCCTTGGGGCATGGGCGTGGAAGATTTATCTCATCTCCACCGGAAAGGACGGCTGGGATTGA
- a CDS encoding alkaline phosphatase PhoX — protein sequence MQSRRDFLQSAAAVAVGFAGLQRHVFAVTDTNAAPAVGYGPLRRDPAGVFDLPDGFTYKILSTKGDPMDDGLVVPGAPDGMAAFEGEPGKTVLIRNHELDPNALASSPFIGVRDRKPYLEKFYDRGWQMTPSIGGTTNLVVDNETLEVEREFLSLGGTVRNCAGGPTPWGSWITCEETNVGPSQMCEQWHGYNFEVPASATGLVEPVPLREMGRFQHEAVAVDPRSGIVYQTEDRGDGLIYRFIPNVPGELAKGGTLQAMKARDRRTFDARNWDPVPEIKPGESIPVEWIDLEDYVECHDDSLRHRGAADGAIVFARGEGMWYGDGEIYFACTNGGIEKKGQIWRYVPDTETLELFVEPNDGEVVDNADNLTVAPWGDLIVCEDGPGEQFLRGVTPEGKFYTLARNRAPGNSEFAGVCFGPDGKTLFVNIQKNGLTLAVRGNW from the coding sequence GCCGTGGGCTACGGCCCGCTGCGGCGTGACCCGGCCGGCGTGTTCGATCTGCCCGACGGGTTCACCTACAAAATCCTCAGCACCAAGGGTGATCCGATGGACGACGGGCTCGTCGTGCCGGGTGCCCCTGACGGCATGGCGGCCTTCGAGGGCGAACCCGGCAAGACCGTGCTCATCCGCAACCACGAGCTCGACCCCAACGCGCTGGCGTCGAGCCCGTTCATCGGCGTCCGCGACCGGAAACCCTATCTCGAAAAGTTCTACGACCGCGGCTGGCAGATGACCCCGTCGATCGGCGGCACGACCAATCTTGTCGTCGACAACGAAACCCTCGAAGTCGAGCGTGAGTTTCTCTCGCTCGGCGGAACCGTTCGCAACTGCGCCGGCGGGCCGACGCCGTGGGGAAGTTGGATCACCTGCGAGGAAACCAATGTCGGACCGAGCCAGATGTGCGAGCAGTGGCACGGGTACAACTTCGAAGTGCCGGCCAGCGCGACGGGCCTGGTCGAGCCGGTGCCGCTGCGGGAAATGGGACGGTTCCAGCACGAAGCCGTCGCCGTCGATCCACGCAGTGGCATCGTCTACCAGACCGAGGATCGCGGCGATGGGCTGATCTATCGCTTCATCCCCAACGTTCCCGGCGAACTCGCCAAGGGCGGCACGCTCCAGGCGATGAAGGCACGTGACCGCCGAACCTTCGACGCACGGAACTGGGACCCGGTCCCCGAGATCAAACCCGGCGAGTCGATCCCTGTCGAGTGGATTGATCTGGAGGACTACGTCGAGTGCCACGACGACTCGCTGCGTCACCGAGGTGCGGCCGACGGGGCGATCGTCTTCGCACGGGGCGAGGGCATGTGGTACGGCGATGGCGAGATCTACTTCGCCTGCACCAACGGCGGCATCGAGAAGAAGGGGCAGATCTGGCGTTACGTCCCCGACACGGAAACGCTCGAACTGTTCGTCGAGCCCAATGACGGTGAAGTCGTGGACAATGCCGACAACCTGACCGTCGCGCCGTGGGGCGACCTGATCGTGTGCGAGGATGGGCCGGGCGAACAGTTCCTGCGCGGGGTCACGCCCGAAGGCAAGTTCTACACGCTGGCCCGGAACCGTGCTCCGGGTAACAGCGAGTTCGCCGGCGTTTGTTTCGGTCCCGACGGGAAGACGCTGTTCGTGAACATTCAGAAGAACGGACTGACGCTCGCCGTGCGCGGCAACTGGTAG
- a CDS encoding GNAT family N-acetyltransferase: MADPLPIRIRTFRSEDATAVRVLYEEGLLGGQIAENDTGLDLDDVEAAYLDTGFGHFWVAVNEAGRVIGTIGVQSHEEGVGEIRRLRVHPECRRRGVGSRLLEQAIRFCRSSNFLKIMLDTHMEQEPAIKLFEKFQFRHGRTRDTNGKQLLVFYLDLYSDDG; the protein is encoded by the coding sequence ATGGCCGATCCGTTACCCATCCGTATCCGCACCTTCCGTAGCGAAGATGCAACTGCGGTGCGTGTGCTTTACGAGGAAGGCCTCCTCGGCGGTCAGATCGCCGAGAACGACACGGGGTTGGACCTCGATGATGTCGAGGCGGCCTACCTCGACACCGGCTTCGGGCACTTCTGGGTCGCCGTCAACGAGGCGGGCCGAGTCATCGGCACCATCGGGGTGCAGAGCCACGAGGAAGGCGTCGGCGAGATCCGCAGGCTACGCGTGCATCCCGAATGTCGTCGCCGCGGTGTCGGTAGCCGACTTCTCGAACAGGCCATCCGTTTCTGTCGGTCGTCGAACTTCCTGAAGATCATGCTCGACACCCACATGGAGCAGGAGCCGGCAATCAAGCTCTTCGAGAAGTTTCAGTTCCGTCACGGCCGCACTCGCGACACCAACGGCAAGCAACTCCTGGTCTTCTACCTCGACCTCTATAGCGACGACGGTTGA
- a CDS encoding metallophosphoesterase family protein: MSDTHGRPEIAATAVQRLIDAGAKAIAHCGDVGTGHEGRSVLDALVGPVPVWFVWGNTDYDGKELEAYAQALGLHCLSHWGRLPEDVIGDDGPVALHHGHDFRLYDRIIAEQGGGYLLSGHTHVPHDGMENGVRLLNPGALHRARPKTAAMLNLADGDWDLLEIAM, encoded by the coding sequence ATGAGCGACACCCACGGCCGGCCCGAGATCGCCGCGACCGCCGTCCAACGACTTATCGATGCCGGTGCCAAGGCGATCGCCCACTGCGGTGATGTCGGTACGGGCCACGAAGGACGCTCCGTCCTCGATGCGTTGGTAGGCCCCGTGCCGGTTTGGTTTGTCTGGGGCAATACCGATTACGACGGGAAAGAACTCGAAGCCTACGCCCAAGCGTTGGGGCTGCATTGCCTCTCGCATTGGGGCCGGTTGCCGGAAGATGTCATCGGGGATGACGGCCCGGTGGCGCTGCACCACGGCCACGACTTCCGGTTGTACGATCGCATCATCGCCGAACAGGGCGGCGGATACCTGCTCAGCGGTCACACCCATGTTCCGCATGACGGCATGGAAAACGGCGTCAGGCTGCTCAATCCCGGTGCGCTACACCGGGCCCGCCCTAAGACCGCGGCCATGCTGAACCTCGCCGATGGCGACTGGGACCTGCTCGAGATCGCTATGTAA